From a region of the Streptacidiphilus albus JL83 genome:
- the rpmD gene encoding 50S ribosomal protein L30 yields MARLKITQTKSYIGSKQNHRDTLRSLGLKRMHDVVVKEDRPEIRGMAQTVRHLVTVEEVD; encoded by the coding sequence ATGGCTCGCCTGAAGATCACCCAGACCAAGTCCTACATCGGCAGCAAGCAGAACCACCGTGACACCCTGCGTTCGCTTGGTCTCAAGCGGATGCACGACGTGGTCGTGAAGGAGGACCGTCCCGAGATCCGCGGGATGGCCCAGACCGTCCGCCACCTCGTCACGGTCGAGGAGGTGGACTGA
- the rplO gene encoding 50S ribosomal protein L15, which yields MAEQNPLKIHNLRPAPGAKTAKTRVGRGEASKGKTAGRGTKGTKARYQVPARFEGGQMPLHMRLPKLKGFKNPFRVEFQVVNLDKLGVLYPEGGEVTVEDLVAKGAVRKNSLVKVLGTGELTVALQVSVDAVSGSAAEKITAAGGTVTELI from the coding sequence ATGGCGGAGCAGAACCCGCTGAAGATCCACAACCTGCGGCCCGCCCCGGGTGCCAAGACCGCCAAGACCCGTGTCGGTCGTGGTGAGGCATCCAAGGGTAAGACCGCCGGTCGTGGTACCAAGGGCACCAAGGCGCGGTACCAGGTTCCGGCGCGTTTCGAGGGTGGCCAGATGCCCCTTCACATGCGCCTGCCGAAGCTCAAGGGCTTCAAGAACCCGTTCCGCGTCGAGTTCCAGGTCGTGAACCTGGACAAGCTCGGTGTGCTCTACCCCGAGGGTGGCGAGGTCACCGTCGAGGACCTGGTCGCCAAGGGCGCGGTTCGCAAGAACTCGCTCGTCAAGGTGCTGGGCACCGGTGAGCTGACCGTGGCGCTCCAGGTTTCGGTTGACGCCGTCTCCGGTTCCGCCGCCGAGAAGATCACCGCCGCCGGCGGCACGGTCACCGAGCTCATCTGA
- the secY gene encoding preprotein translocase subunit SecY, translating into MLTAFARAFKTPDLRKKLLFTLAIMAVFRMGAHIPVPGVDFKAVQACVSASSTSGSNLLGLVNLFSGGALLQITIFALGIMPYITSSIILQLLTVVIPRLDALKQEGQAGQTKITQYTRYLTIALAILQATGIVATASNGALFSGVSCDTSKIVPNQSVFTIATMVITMTAGTVVIMWLGELITDRGIGNGMSILIFTSVASGFPASLWNIKTEKGWLTFVFVLAMGLCMVGLVVFVEQAQRRIPVQYAKRMIGRRAYGGTSTYIPLKVNQAGVIPVIFASSLLYIPALVVQLSGETSKGWAVWIQSNLTKSDKPLYMAVDFLLIVFFAFFYVAISFNPEEVADNMKKYGGFIPGIRAGRPTAEYLNYVLTRITWPGSLYLGLIAMVPLIALGAFGASQNFPFGGTSILIVVGVGLETVKQIESQLQQRNYEGFLR; encoded by the coding sequence GTGCTCACCGCGTTCGCCCGGGCGTTCAAGACGCCCGACCTGCGCAAGAAGCTGCTGTTCACGCTGGCCATCATGGCTGTCTTCCGGATGGGTGCTCACATCCCGGTCCCCGGGGTGGACTTCAAGGCAGTCCAGGCGTGCGTCAGCGCATCGTCCACCAGCGGGTCCAACCTGCTCGGGCTGGTCAACCTGTTCAGCGGTGGCGCTCTGCTGCAGATCACCATCTTCGCGCTGGGCATCATGCCCTACATCACGTCCAGCATCATTCTGCAGCTGCTGACCGTGGTGATCCCGCGCCTGGACGCCCTGAAGCAGGAGGGCCAGGCCGGGCAGACCAAGATCACGCAGTACACCCGTTACCTGACCATCGCCCTGGCGATCCTGCAGGCGACCGGCATCGTGGCCACGGCCTCGAACGGCGCCCTGTTCAGCGGCGTGAGCTGCGACACCAGCAAGATCGTGCCCAACCAGTCGGTGTTCACCATCGCCACGATGGTCATCACCATGACCGCCGGCACCGTGGTGATCATGTGGCTGGGCGAGCTGATCACCGACCGGGGCATCGGCAACGGCATGTCGATCCTGATCTTCACCTCGGTGGCCTCGGGCTTCCCGGCCTCGCTGTGGAACATCAAGACCGAGAAGGGCTGGCTGACCTTCGTCTTCGTGCTCGCCATGGGTCTCTGCATGGTCGGCCTGGTGGTCTTCGTCGAGCAGGCGCAGCGCCGGATCCCGGTCCAGTACGCGAAGCGCATGATCGGTCGGCGCGCCTACGGCGGAACCTCGACCTACATCCCGTTGAAGGTCAACCAGGCGGGTGTGATCCCCGTCATCTTCGCCAGCTCGCTGCTGTACATCCCCGCGCTGGTGGTCCAGCTCAGCGGTGAGACCAGCAAGGGCTGGGCGGTCTGGATCCAGTCGAACCTGACAAAGAGCGACAAACCGCTCTACATGGCGGTCGACTTCCTGCTGATCGTCTTCTTCGCCTTCTTCTACGTCGCGATCTCCTTCAACCCCGAAGAAGTTGCCGACAACATGAAGAAGTATGGTGGTTTCATCCCGGGCATCCGGGCCGGCCGCCCGACGGCCGAATACCTCAACTATGTGCTGACCAGGATCACCTGGCCGGGCTCGCTGTACCTGGGCCTGATCGCCATGGTGCCGCTGATCGCGCTGGGGGCGTTCGGAGCGTCACAGAACTTCCCGTTCGGCGGTACGAGCATCCTGATCGTTGTCGGTGTCGGCCTTGAAACTGTGAAGCAGATCGAGAGCCAGCTCCAGCAGCGCAACTACGAAGGGTTCCTCCGCTGA
- a CDS encoding adenylate kinase → MRIVLVGPPGAGKGTQATLLAKTLSIPHVSTGDLFRANISQGTELGLAAKSIMDSGKLVPDEVTIAMAKDRLTQPDAAGGFLLDGFPRNVAQALALDGILTEWDIALDGVLDLEVPEDEVVRRIAGRRVCRNDGAHIFHVEYNTPAVPGVCDVCGGELYQRGDDSEESVRVRLEVYHTQTEPIIDYYRKQGLVTTIPALGKVDEVTERAIAALRANKDTVDSV, encoded by the coding sequence ATGCGAATCGTCCTCGTCGGACCGCCCGGGGCCGGGAAGGGTACTCAGGCCACACTGCTGGCCAAGACCCTGTCCATCCCGCACGTGTCCACCGGTGACCTGTTCCGCGCCAACATCAGTCAGGGCACCGAGCTGGGCCTTGCCGCGAAGAGCATCATGGACTCCGGCAAGCTCGTACCGGACGAGGTCACCATCGCCATGGCGAAGGACCGGCTGACCCAGCCGGACGCCGCCGGCGGGTTCCTGCTGGACGGCTTCCCGCGGAACGTGGCCCAGGCTCTCGCGCTGGACGGGATCCTCACCGAGTGGGACATCGCGCTGGACGGCGTGCTGGACCTGGAGGTCCCCGAGGACGAGGTGGTCCGCCGCATCGCGGGCCGCCGGGTGTGCCGCAACGACGGCGCGCACATCTTCCACGTGGAGTACAACACCCCCGCCGTGCCGGGCGTCTGCGACGTCTGCGGCGGCGAGCTCTACCAGCGTGGGGACGACAGCGAGGAGAGCGTCCGCGTTCGCCTTGAGGTCTACCACACGCAGACCGAGCCGATCATCGATTACTACCGGAAGCAGGGACTCGTGACCACGATCCCGGCTCTGGGCAAGGTGGACGAGGTCACCGAGCGCGCCATCGCGGCGCTCCGGGCGAACAAGGACACCGTCGACTCCGTGTGA
- the map gene encoding type I methionyl aminopeptidase, protein MVEIKTPEQIAKMREAGLIVAEALAACREAVAPGVTTRELDAIAAKVISDRGAKSNFLGYHGFPGVICASVNDEVVHGIPGDRRLENGDMISIDCGAIVDGWHGDSAITVLVGEGHPEELVALSRVTEESMWAGIAQVKKNNRLSDLSRAIESYIRRQPLPPKGKYGIIEDFGGHGIGSEMHMDPHLLNYVDRRRGRGPKLVPGFCIAIEPMVSLGTPRTHTLEDEWTVKTNDGTWASHWEHSIAVTEEGPLVLTAFDGGRAKLAELGITAAPDPLA, encoded by the coding sequence ATGGTTGAGATCAAGACCCCCGAGCAGATCGCGAAGATGCGGGAGGCGGGCCTGATCGTCGCCGAGGCGCTCGCGGCCTGCCGCGAGGCGGTGGCGCCGGGGGTGACCACCCGTGAACTGGACGCGATCGCGGCCAAGGTGATCAGCGACCGCGGGGCGAAGTCCAACTTCCTGGGCTATCACGGCTTCCCCGGTGTGATCTGCGCCTCGGTCAACGACGAGGTCGTCCACGGCATCCCCGGCGACCGCCGGCTGGAGAACGGCGACATGATCTCCATCGACTGCGGCGCCATCGTCGACGGCTGGCACGGCGACTCGGCGATCACCGTCCTGGTCGGCGAGGGCCACCCGGAGGAGCTGGTCGCACTCAGCCGGGTCACCGAGGAGTCGATGTGGGCCGGCATCGCCCAGGTGAAGAAGAACAACCGGCTCTCCGACCTGAGCCGGGCGATCGAGTCCTACATCCGCCGCCAGCCGCTGCCGCCCAAGGGCAAGTACGGCATCATCGAGGACTTCGGCGGCCACGGCATCGGCTCCGAGATGCACATGGACCCGCACCTGCTGAACTACGTGGACCGGCGGCGCGGGCGCGGCCCGAAGCTGGTCCCCGGTTTCTGCATCGCGATCGAGCCGATGGTGAGCCTGGGCACGCCCCGGACCCACACCCTCGAGGACGAGTGGACGGTCAAGACCAACGACGGAACCTGGGCCTCGCACTGGGAGCACTCGATCGCCGTGACCGAGGAGGGGCCGCTGGTGCTGACCGCCTTCGACGGCGGCCGGGCGAAGCTGGCCGAGCTCGGGATCACCGCCGCTCCGGACCCGCTGGCCTGA
- the infA gene encoding translation initiation factor IF-1: MAKKQGAIEIEGTVIESLPNAMFKVELQNGHKVLAHISGKMRMHYIRILPDDRVVVELSPYDLTRGRIVYRYK, translated from the coding sequence ATGGCTAAAAAGCAAGGCGCCATCGAGATCGAGGGCACCGTCATCGAGTCTCTGCCGAACGCCATGTTCAAGGTAGAGCTTCAAAACGGACACAAGGTGCTCGCCCATATCAGCGGCAAGATGCGTATGCACTACATCCGCATCCTTCCGGACGACCGGGTCGTCGTCGAGCTCAGCCCGTACGACCTGACCCGTGGACGTATCGTCTACCGGTACAAGTAA
- the rpmJ gene encoding 50S ribosomal protein L36, which translates to MKVKPSVKKICDKCKVIRRHGRVMVICENLRHKQRQG; encoded by the coding sequence ATGAAGGTCAAGCCGAGCGTCAAGAAGATCTGCGACAAGTGCAAGGTGATCCGCCGTCACGGGCGTGTCATGGTGATCTGCGAGAACCTGCGCCACAAGCAGCGCCAGGGCTGA
- the rpsM gene encoding 30S ribosomal protein S13 — MARLAGVDLPREKRIEIALTYVYGIGRTRSQQALAETGVNPNIRVRDITEDDLIKLREYIDAHFKVEGDLRREVAADIRRKVEIGCYQGLRHRRGLPVHGQRTHTNARTRKGPRRAIAGKKKPGKK; from the coding sequence ATGGCACGCCTCGCCGGCGTTGATCTCCCCCGCGAAAAGCGGATCGAGATCGCCCTCACCTACGTGTACGGCATCGGCCGTACCCGCTCGCAGCAGGCTCTGGCCGAGACCGGTGTGAACCCGAACATCCGTGTTCGCGACATCACCGAGGACGACCTGATCAAGCTGCGTGAGTACATCGACGCGCACTTCAAGGTCGAGGGTGACCTTCGCCGTGAGGTCGCCGCCGACATCCGCCGCAAGGTCGAGATCGGCTGCTACCAGGGTCTGCGTCACCGTCGCGGCCTGCCGGTCCACGGTCAGCGCACCCACACCAACGCCCGCACCCGCAAGGGCCCGCGTCGCGCGATCGCCGGCAAGAAGAAGCCCGGCAAGAAGTAG
- the rpsK gene encoding 30S ribosomal protein S11, which produces MPPKGRQAAGAKKIRRKEKKNVAHGHAHIKSTFNNTIVSITDPSGNVIAWASSGHVGFKGSRKSTPFAAQMAAEAAARRAQEHGMRKVDVFVKGPGSGRETAIRSIQATGLEVGSIQDVTPTPHNGCRPPKRRRV; this is translated from the coding sequence ATGCCCCCCAAGGGTCGTCAGGCTGCAGGCGCGAAGAAGATCCGCCGCAAGGAAAAGAAGAACGTCGCTCACGGCCACGCGCACATCAAGAGCACGTTCAACAACACCATCGTCTCGATCACGGACCCCTCGGGCAACGTGATCGCGTGGGCGTCCTCGGGCCACGTCGGCTTCAAGGGCTCCCGCAAGTCGACTCCGTTCGCCGCGCAGATGGCCGCCGAGGCCGCCGCGCGTCGCGCCCAGGAGCACGGCATGCGCAAGGTCGACGTCTTCGTGAAGGGTCCGGGCTCCGGCCGCGAGACCGCGATCCGCTCCATCCAGGCCACCGGCCTGGAGGTCGGCTCGATCCAGGACGTCACCCCCACCCCGCACAACGGCTGCCGCCCGCCGAAGCGTCGTCGCGTCTGA
- a CDS encoding DNA-directed RNA polymerase subunit alpha yields the protein MLIAQRPSLTEEVVDEFRSRFVIEPLEPGFGYTLGNSLRRTLLSSIPGAAVTSIRIDGVLHEFTTVPGVKEDVTDLILNIKQLVVSSEHDEPVVMYLRKQGPGLVTAADIAPPAGVEVHNPELILATLNGKGKLEMELTVERGRGYVSAVQNKQSGQEIGRIPVDSIYSPVLKVTYKVEATRVEQRTDFDKLIVDVETKPAMRPRDAMASAGKTLVELFGLARELNIDAEGIDMGPSPTDAALAADLALPIEELELTVRSYNCLKREGIHSVGELVARSEADLLDIRNFGAKSIDEVKAKLAGMGLALKDSPPGFDPTAAADAFGADDDDPGFAETEQY from the coding sequence ATGCTGATCGCTCAGCGTCCGTCGCTGACCGAAGAGGTCGTCGACGAATTCCGCTCCCGGTTCGTGATCGAGCCGCTGGAGCCGGGCTTCGGCTACACCCTCGGCAACTCGCTCCGCCGCACGCTCCTCTCCTCGATCCCGGGCGCCGCTGTCACCAGCATCCGGATCGACGGGGTCCTGCACGAGTTCACCACCGTGCCGGGCGTCAAGGAGGACGTCACCGACCTCATCCTGAACATCAAGCAGCTGGTCGTCTCCTCGGAGCACGACGAGCCGGTCGTGATGTACCTGCGCAAGCAGGGCCCGGGTCTGGTCACCGCCGCCGACATCGCGCCCCCGGCCGGTGTCGAGGTGCACAACCCCGAGCTGATCCTCGCCACGCTCAACGGCAAGGGCAAGCTGGAGATGGAGCTGACCGTCGAGCGCGGTCGCGGCTACGTCTCCGCCGTCCAGAACAAGCAGTCGGGCCAGGAGATCGGCCGGATCCCGGTCGACTCCATCTACAGCCCGGTGCTCAAGGTCACCTACAAGGTCGAGGCGACCCGAGTCGAGCAGCGTACCGACTTCGACAAGCTCATCGTCGACGTCGAGACCAAGCCCGCCATGCGTCCCCGCGACGCCATGGCCTCGGCCGGCAAGACCCTGGTGGAGCTGTTCGGTCTCGCCCGCGAGCTGAACATCGACGCCGAGGGCATCGACATGGGCCCGTCCCCGACGGACGCCGCCCTGGCCGCCGATCTCGCCCTGCCGATCGAGGAGCTGGAGCTCACCGTTCGGTCGTACAACTGCCTCAAGCGCGAGGGCATCCACTCCGTGGGTGAGCTCGTCGCCCGCTCCGAGGCCGACCTGCTCGACATCCGCAACTTCGGTGCGAAGTCGATCGACGAGGTCAAGGCGAAGCTGGCCGGCATGGGCCTGGCCCTCAAGGACAGCCCGCCCGGATTCGACCCGACCGCCGCCGCCGACGCCTTCGGCGCCGACGACGACGACCCGGGCTTCGCGGAGACCGAGCAGTACTGA
- the rplQ gene encoding 50S ribosomal protein L17 has protein sequence MPRPAKGARLGGGPAHERLLLAGLARELFQYGRITTTEAKARRLRPVAEKLITKAKKGDIHNRREVRKTITDVAVLHTLFTEIGPRYENRPGGYTRITKIGPRRGDNAPMAVIELVEALTVAQTAVGEAEAATKRSVKETAAAAPVVEDAAPVEAAAEESTEA, from the coding sequence ATGCCCCGCCCCGCGAAGGGTGCCCGCCTCGGCGGCGGCCCTGCCCACGAGCGTCTGCTGCTCGCCGGTCTGGCCCGTGAGCTGTTCCAGTACGGCCGCATCACCACCACCGAGGCCAAGGCTCGCCGCCTGCGCCCGGTGGCGGAGAAGCTGATCACCAAGGCCAAGAAGGGTGACATCCACAACCGCCGTGAGGTCCGCAAGACCATCACCGACGTGGCTGTGCTGCACACCCTCTTCACCGAGATCGGTCCTCGCTACGAGAACCGCCCCGGTGGCTACACCCGCATCACCAAGATCGGCCCCCGTCGTGGCGACAACGCCCCGATGGCCGTCATCGAGCTGGTCGAGGCCCTGACCGTGGCCCAGACCGCCGTCGGTGAGGCCGAGGCCGCGACCAAGCGCTCCGTCAAGGAGACCGCGGCTGCCGCCCCGGTCGTCGAGGACGCCGCTCCGGTCGAGGCTGCTGCCGAGGAGTCGACGGAGGCCTGA
- the truA gene encoding tRNA pseudouridine(38-40) synthase TruA: protein MTDCVEQTTPVRREGPAEGFVRVRLDLSYEGTDFSGWAKQKGGQRTVQGELEDAVRVVLRQPEVFPLTVAGRTDAGVHARGQVAHLDLPAEIWAAEGDKLRRRLAGRLPGDVRVWRVAEAPAGFDARFSAIWRRYAYRVCDDPAGVDPLRRGHVLRHDRALDVGLMNEAAELLVGEHDFAAYCKKREGATTIRELLDFRWERLPGDALLGPVLPGLVVGTVRADAFCHNMVRALVGSMLLVGDGQRPVSFPGEVLAGGVRNSAVSVVRPHGLTLEEVGYPADDELAARNRAARNLRVLSPRP, encoded by the coding sequence ATGACTGACTGCGTGGAGCAGACGACGCCGGTGCGGCGGGAGGGGCCGGCCGAGGGCTTCGTCCGGGTCCGGCTCGACCTCTCGTACGAGGGCACGGACTTCTCCGGCTGGGCCAAGCAGAAGGGCGGCCAGCGGACCGTCCAGGGCGAGCTGGAGGACGCGGTCCGGGTGGTGCTGCGGCAGCCCGAGGTCTTCCCGCTGACGGTGGCCGGGCGCACCGACGCCGGGGTGCACGCGCGCGGGCAGGTGGCGCATCTGGACCTGCCGGCGGAGATCTGGGCGGCCGAGGGCGACAAGCTGCGGCGCCGGCTGGCCGGGCGGCTGCCCGGCGACGTCCGGGTGTGGCGGGTGGCCGAGGCGCCGGCCGGGTTCGACGCCCGGTTCTCGGCGATCTGGCGCCGCTACGCCTACCGGGTCTGCGACGACCCGGCCGGGGTGGACCCGCTGCGGCGCGGCCATGTGCTCCGGCACGACCGGGCACTGGACGTCGGGCTGATGAACGAGGCGGCGGAACTGCTGGTCGGCGAGCACGACTTCGCCGCCTACTGCAAGAAGCGCGAGGGCGCGACCACCATTCGCGAGCTGCTGGACTTCCGCTGGGAGCGGCTGCCCGGCGACGCGCTGCTGGGCCCGGTGCTGCCGGGCCTGGTGGTCGGCACGGTCCGGGCGGACGCCTTCTGCCACAACATGGTGCGGGCCCTGGTCGGTTCGATGCTGCTGGTCGGCGACGGGCAGCGGCCGGTCTCCTTCCCCGGCGAGGTGCTCGCCGGGGGGGTCCGGAACTCGGCGGTGAGCGTGGTCCGCCCGCACGGGCTGACCCTGGAGGAGGTCGGCTACCCGGCGGACGACGAGCTCGCGGCCCGCAACCGGGCCGCCCGCAACCTGCGGGTGCTGAGCCCGCGCCCGTGA